AAAGCCTGGTTATACACTATTATGCGCAATACTTTTATTAATAACTATAATAAAATTACCAAGCGCAGCAGCAACATCGATTCTTCGGAATATTTTCAATATTTTAATACCGACGAAAACTACATTGCTAAAAACGGCGCGGTTTATACGTTTGTGGTATCGGATATTAACGAAGCCATTGCCCATTTAAACGAAGAATACCGTACTCCTTTTATGATGTACTACATTGGCTTTAAGTACCTGGAAATTGCCGAAAAATTAAATATTCCGATTGGTACCGTAAAAAACCGGATTCATATTGCCCGCAAAGAACTAAAACGGGTTTTAAAAATTTATGAGCAAAATGGGTAAGTAATTACTTTTTTAAAATATTTATATTTTGAGCGGTA
The sequence above is a segment of the Adhaeribacter swui genome. Coding sequences within it:
- a CDS encoding RNA polymerase sigma factor, which codes for MTATEFSSMVQKISKSLKPVALNLTRDADDAKDLVQETLLKALLNKDKFKAGSNLKAWLYTIMRNTFINNYNKITKRSSNIDSSEYFQYFNTDENYIAKNGAVYTFVVSDINEAIAHLNEEYRTPFMMYYIGFKYLEIAEKLNIPIGTVKNRIHIARKELKRVLKIYEQNG